A segment of the Polyodon spathula isolate WHYD16114869_AA chromosome 17, ASM1765450v1, whole genome shotgun sequence genome:
TTAGGttttataaacatgtgtttttctttaggcACTGCTAGATTTGGCAAAGAAACACCCTAGCATTCATGTGGTGACTCTTGGTAAGTATATTTTCTGTGCTGTACAGTCAAACTTATACAGACTTCACAACTTTGAAGAGTTACAGCACTTGGGACCTACCTGAAGCTGGACATGCATTATGCATTTAGCCTTGAAGTTCATTAGTATGGAAAAACATTCTTTCACTATGAGATCTATTCATACTTGATGTCAAGTAGAAAACTTGTTTATGTAATGCTAATAAATATTATAACCCTAATGGAGCATTGGCCACTGCCTGCCAGGCAAATTAGGGGTTTCctagcaaaaattattattttctgtgtcACATGAGGAAGACCCATATTTAAACTTATGTTTTCCATGTAGATGCTATAAATCAAGATAGCATAGAACAGGCCTCCAAAGAAGTCGAGTCATTGTTGGGCGATGAAGGACTGAACTGTCTGATCAACAACGCTGGAATTAATATATCTGGTACTCTGGAGACTGTTGAGGCAGAACAGATGATGAAAAATTATGAAACCAATGCAGTTTCTCCCCTTATGATCACCAAGGTAATGGCAGCATTGTCTTTGCTAATCTAAGGACTTAagaaagttattttattgttattatgtctATAGCTTAGCCACATCACCTGATAagcatgctttatgaatacagtttcagtgttttaaaacaatacagtaaatgccTTCCTATATAACCTTTTTGACAGGCGTTTCTGCCCCTGTTGAAGAAAGCAGCGAAGCAGGGCACTGGCATGGGGATTCACAGAGCCGCAGTGATCAATGTGTCCTCCTTGCTGGGATCCATTGAACTGAACTGGGGTCCTGGAGGCGAGTTTAAAACCTACCCATACAGGACATCAAAAGTATGTAAGAGCTGATTTTGTTTTGCACACCCAGTGCCACTGGTTACTGTTTAGTTACATGTCTAATACTTTAAAGGAGAGCAAACCAATGTTTTGAAGTAAATCTGCTTTGGTTCTATTTTGCTCTATTTTGGTTCATCACATTTTTgttaggatatgcaaatatttaaaatacaactctTTAGAAACTTAAATATCTTAGTAACTTTCTTGTAGGTCATGTTTGTATAGCAGTATGAATATCCTCATTACACTGGGGAGATACAGTATGAAATTAACGTTCTTGTTTTTTCTAGGCAGCCCTGAATATGTTGACAAGATGTCTAGCAGTTGATTTAACCCCTGAGGGAATTCTGGTCATGGCTGTCCACCCAGGATGGGTGCAAACTGATATGGGGGGTCCAGACGTAAGTGCTTTCTGGccatttacaaaccattttacCTACAGATCGCAACACATAcctcttttttttcctctcatgAATAATGAACCACCTGTGTCTGGTAAGGTTCTCCTTTTAAAATAACCATAACTAATGCATGCATAACTCTATGCAGTGGctttaaattgaaaatgttttaaaaattgattaCAGTAGTCCTTCGCTTGTCCGACTGCAgagggaccagagtaagggtggatatgtaaaaaagtgaataaatgaatcctgttttaaatcccataaTACACAGCTGGAACAATTACTACAATCACACAATTATTGTGTTGAgcttcagcttttattagggagcacCCATAAATCCCTTGtttgaaagatacagggtattaatgtgggtgtgtgcattcgctgctgagtgacaggcaggaggttgaagttgatacactccacaggcgaacaggatttatttacatattaacacactgaacagctcatgttaCACCACCAgcaatggtaatgcacagagtacatacaacacagtgtgtgaaaactttggtgggatctacaatctctgaactaatcttctttctttaataataaatgaaatcgGGCTACTTGCCCAGCTTTCGGCGGTTTTGACTTGCTTATTCACTCTGCGGTAACCAATCCTGgttctcactcactcacacacacacacacacacacacacacacacacacacacactgtgctgaagaggttgatcatggcagatatgTGACAGGTGGATACATAATGGATTACTGTACTGCCTTATATCCAGCTTGTAACTTcaacttcaaatgcatttttatttataatttttggtttgtttgttttgaaggcTCTTTTAAGTAAGGAAGAGAGTATTAATGGAGTTCTCTCCGTGATTGGCAGTTTGTCTGAAAAGAACAATGGGGGATTTCTTGACTACACAGGAAAGACTCTGCCTTGGTGAAGATTCTTTTATGAGTCCCACGCCATCAAAATACATTAGAACATGCAAATCTGTTAGATGAGACATGCTTACATGTTACTAGGTATATTTCTTTGTTTGATTAAGAGCACTTTGATCTGCCACGTTTTTTAGACTTTGGAAACTTTGGTTAATATGTTAAGATCTTATTAGGTATTGATGTTGTTTGTGTAACACAGTCTTTTCAAATTAACTTTATCAATAAATGGAGTTTGGAATTGGAAGGATTTGTatgcattaaaacacaacaataaaattattttccaCATTTTGCAACTcttgggacttttttttttttttacacagttttgtGCATAATAAGTTAACCTAACCAGTAATTTGAGCAAAACTGAGACACAAGGACTAGAGGACAGTTAACTTAGGACTGAGGGTAGCAGACCCTTTTGTGAAGATATAGAAATAGGTTTGCAAGTCACATTGCTGCAGCTGAGTTAGTAGGATCCTGTAAAAGCCTACTGACCTTTATTTTTacaaagacataaagcacagttcacggggcgtgagctttgggtgtaaggatagggcagaggaagcagaagggagcggtaagtagggcATAGTGTCGGCTAGGAAGGACCGGACCTAAGATAGAAGAgcgggcgaggcccactctagtagcagaccagcgaagctggacatggaagctaggatagaaggtggtcactgactgagggtggcgatgccgacacatcccagagGCAGAGGACTGagcaaccgaaaccggatagaaggatggtcgctgactgagggcggcgatgccgacacgacccaggggcgaaggacccagcaaccaaagacaggatacagaaagtggtcactgactgagggcggcgatgccgacacaacccagggacgaaggacccagcaaccaaaaacacatatgagggttatgactcggggagctgCCCCTTgggaggaagatggtcccggaagaccgggacacgaaaggagatagagagagagaggtacccagcgtctgagacttctgtaaagggtcactcgttagacccccaattgactgagacttcacgctgcctgggacctgagataagaacaaggcatagaggttagtatgggactcgagcacagagtagccacgtcccgaattgaggcagagtatggaacagagccttgagtgaggcaagataagcgcaggagctgcgaaagaacagagtgtggccgggggtccactctgactcacatggtgagaacccccctgaaggtaaagggaggctgatgcctggCCCTGAGgacggggaagtgagactcacttgccccccagagacgaccgatgcgaaggcatgtataagaaggtggaggaggggaggagaaggaaaacgaaacactagacagcaaaggtgcaagtataggtactaattgacaggagattggaagccccctgctgcacaccccctgaactatgcaggctaaaaaaaaaaaaaaaaaaagttgaacaagTAATACAAAAGGAAATCTTTGAGAACATGTAGCATTGTGCAGTTATCTAGTTTTATTgagtaagatgtttttcaaacaaaaaaaaacctcattgaTATTCAACAGTAGTACAGAAAGACGTAAACACTAACACATGGCATATTAGGAAAAGTATCAACAGAAGTCTGCTAGATCGGCTTTGCTGCTGACAATATCTCAGCTCCCTTTAAAGCATGTTGAAGTTCCTGCATCCCAGAATCACGGCTATTGAATCCATGCACACTTTGGTTATGGTTGAGTTCCTTCTTCTGATGTGGGTAGATCATCTAGTGCTCCAAtttctaaagaaaatgaaagaccATTTACATAATGTGTTGTATAGTATTCCAAGTGGCCTTTTAAAGTCCTTAATCATATACAAGGTAAGCAAGTATTGTAGCATGACTTACCTTTCAGCCGCAAGTAGGACAAAAAGTCCATCACGGTCCGTATTACATTTTCATCTGCTATTCTTAGAGCACCTAGAAAATAAGGAGATCAGTTACATTACTGGTATGATTCtcatatatattattactgtGCCAGGTGTTCCAGGTAAACATTATTTTCATGGCATCTCCAAGTGGATCAAAGACAGGTGGATAATTAATGTTACAGTATGTACCCTGGCTGTAGATAGACATGTATTATAGTTTAACTGAAAAACAAGCTGTAGCCCCCTGTGCTAAATGTATACttttatatcatctacattttcataatatttaattcaTGTTTAATCTCCCATTACATGTGTTCTCTGAAGGTAGGTACAGTAGACTCACTAATTCAAACCAGTTGGGACCACACCTTGTTCAGGTTAGTGACTGGTGCTGATCCTACTCTGTACCATGTTATAATGCCTTAGTCTGGTTAACAAATACAGAGACGGATGTAAACGTTTTACACATTCGTCATAGATTAATGATATTGAAGTTAGGTTTCTGCTGTCGGTATGCATTTAATTATGATAGCTTGGCTCTGATTTCTAGGTTAATTCAGACTAGCAGAATCAGATTAGCGAGTCTGCTGTGTGATCTTTATATGCTTCTACTGGATAGTGCATAAAACCATGTGTAGTAACAActtgggaaataaaacaaaacaagaaaatatattacATGTATCTACAATAAGTAATACAATACCTGATTTAATGTCATCGTCAATCTGCTGCTCACGCTTGCCTGGCAGACCATGCTTATCACTTAAAGATCTGTGATTGTCAACAGCATCTGTCAATAAAATGCAGCAGTGTTTTGTATCGTACAAATGATCAGTGTATAGCACTGCACACAGAAAGCATCTTCATATCGCTGCCACGCTATGCTGGTACTGATATTGGGCATTCCATAaactaataacattttgcatGGCCACTTTCACCAAGGTGTAAAAGATTTTAGAATGCTTCCAACTTGGTAAAAGCTACTCTTTCCATTCCACTGTGGTTTGAAATGCCACtgctgttttatattaataatattatattgtaaacaattaatacatttcaatatttttttaaagtaaaatacagcCACCTACATAACAGTTACCCTCTCTTACCAGACAGTACACCTATGCAGTAAGCATATTGCTAACAAAACAGCAAGCCTAACCAAAAGCACATAGaacaaccaaaagaaaagaaaaaacataaaaatgaaagaaaactaataaaataaaatgtattaaagctGTACTTCTCaaacatctgaaaaaaacaaaacaaaacacaaaaagcattCCCAAGCTTCACAATTGTGCGATACAgtttcttaaagctgcagtgtcccattTTCAATTTTACACTTAAATATGACACATCATAGTCTGTTTACCATCAAAACTTAGCCGTTTGTGCATTGcgctttatcagaaagcagaccttgttgatTGTCTGGTTCACTTTAGCTGTAGCGACACTTTTGAAACGTGCTCATCAATATGTCTGTGAGCCAAATAAGCATGGTTGTGCTACAGCTTGCAGCAGTTGGAGGTTACAATTGACTTCCATCTGTGTTATAGCTCAGTAATAAAACCATTTAGAGCTGAAAAATTCAATGTCAGCTCCTAAGGTAACAACCACCGTAACCTCATTTTAACTGTATGGGAGATTGCATCTTTAACATTTTACAGGGGAGCTTTGTCTGTATGTAATCCATAACAAAGACCTTTTGAAACgattccaatttaaaacaaaaaaaacctgggTTACTCTGAAGTATGTTCTGTATATTTCTCATTACTGGACACGAAGTGTAGCCTAAGACAGATAGCACCTTATCAAAATGTTGGGATTCCTCAATTGAATTACATAACCTGCAGAAACTATCTTACAGCTCCCTTGTGGCTCTTCTTTCCCCCTTGCACTGGGCATATCCTTTATCAGTAAAAGCTGATCAATACGACCTGAAACAAAGGATGATGGCCATTATCTAGTCTTAGAGAAACTGACAACTGGCGATGATTCATGTGACcccaacagaaaaacaaaagaggtctacaacaaaaaaatgacatatttcgctttccttttagaaaaaaatgaagcACAGTTTTAAGTGCATTCTTAATACGGCTCTACGTAAGTcttcatttcacttttttttgtattgtccaACAAGTTCTTATCAGGCTTGAGCCACTGAAAACATAAACTGTGTTTTAACTGCCCAATCTCAGTTCTGGAGCCAGTTCTCTATGATCTGAGAAAACTTCCTTGTCAGACATTGATAGTCAAATAATAAGAGCATCGTTTAGTCTGGGACAATAACCCACACACAAGGCATCATTCTAAATACTTTGTAGATGCTTAATAGTATAGGTTACAATACAGTAGTTGTAAAATGCATGAACAATTAATGACTaccaattcaaatacattttgcagtGGTTTGGATCCCATAACCCCAAATTACTAGTGTTTGTGTTCAGGTTTCCATCAGGGAAGTATATCTATATGtatacaatacatactgtatatgtatgcacATGGTGCATAGCCAATCTACTATGTATGGAAATGAATAGCAAGTTAATTTTCCTATTTTAGAGAAGGATGATGCCTTATATTTGTTGTTGATGCTGGTCTGTTTTAAACAGTGCTCCATTATGATATAAGATTATTTAGTTTACTGTGAGAATTCTGTTTACTTACGCGGTCCCAGTAGATAGCCCGCACTATTAAGTGTCCAGCCCCTCTTTTCTTTTGCCTAGAAGGGAAAATGTAGAGTACACGTTAATATTGCTTAATATAACCCTATTTCATACTGTCCATCTCTTCAGTATGCAATGTCTATTTGTTGAACGACTAGACAAACTGTAAAACAGTAAACTGTCTTATTGAAAGTAACAAGTCGCCTTGCACTGTTGCTGCGGAAAAAATGAAAGGTTCTAGTGACACAATTGATGATGAAATCCCTCCTCTGTTAAAACAACACTGGGTTGTCGTTATACTGGTGCCATTGGTATACAATATCGACTAGCACTGCGCTCATCAGATTCATCATAGAGGAACTAGACAGACGATAGTTCTAGGTGCCAGTTACATACGGTTTGCTGATATGTTATAATTCAAGTAGATATTTTAAGGCATCTATATCCATACGACACAGTGGAAATGAAAATTGCAACATACCGAAAGAACCCGTCCGAAAGTCTCAGAAAGGGTGGAACAGAGGACTAAAGAGATACACAGAAACCCGACACACTTCTGAAGCATCTGaaacaccaaacacacaaatACCGCTATGTCAACCGTAATAAACGGCTAGTCATTAAACCATCTACTCCCACTAACAATTGCATGCATTTCTGCAGGTACTGTGCGttctaaaatacaatacatattgcAGGTACCAATTCTCTTCtagttatattataaaatatatcatgCGTTTcatttatatcatatataattgTAAAATATAAGTATATAAGGATGATCTGTTATTTATACATGCTATAATCACAGTATAAACTAAACGTGCCTATAATCTCAGTAATACAAGCTAAACTTGTTGTCCAGTAGAGAAACGATCTAAAAcgatgttaacattttataaacatacGTTTGAATTTGTCTGAATTCACCTTTTACTCAAAATAGCTATAATCATATAACTTTATTGAAGTTTACAAAGTGGCAAACCACCGCAAACATAATTCTCGCAGAACCCTACCAGTATCATTATATTCTAGCATTGCTTGTAAATTAATATTTCCATTtaggttttaataataataataataataataataataataataataatgcatgcttACCTTGAATAGCAGGTGGCTTCTTCGAAAAAAAGTAAGTTTTAAAAGGAATGAATCGAGTTGTAGAGGTCTATACTGATTCTTTTGAAAGCTATTATTGCATATTTACTAGAGAGAAAGTTTCCattctgtgtttgtgttcagtgtgtcTGGAATTATGTAGACTGGTGAactctctctctgtatttatctctcaaaaagaaaaaaaaaaaatctgacgtCACTCATCTTCTTCCCGTTTAACAGCCCTCGCAAGAAACGTGTAAAACGTGGATCTGACAGACAGAATATTGCGCTTTGAAATTACTCATTTTCGTACGTATTTCTGGCAATATTTCGATATTTATTAAATAAGTACtgtagttcatttaaatatgcCATCAAATTATTAAGGACCTGTAGCCTAAtctatttaaatgttcttttggAATACCCAGGTCATATATAATTGAAACAATGgcgtgtgtgtaatatatatatctatatatatatatctatattattatatatatatataatatatatatatatatacattatatatataaacacacaacaaCATTCAGTTTCCATAAGACCTAGCCAGATATGTGTATTGTTACTAGGTTTGCTTAAATCACATCTACTAGTTGGGTGAACATTTAAGTCAACATCCTTTAACTGGGATACATGGACACTGGGAAAATGCAAAAACTATGACATTTATCAACGTCATAATATCTTTGTGGGAATCATTATCATTTATAAggttatattttattacatgaaatTACTATTTTAGCAGGTTTTACTGTTACTTCAATATATGGAGAGAAATACTCAGATCCTCTCTCTTATTAAATGGGTAATCACCAaattcattgttttgttcttttgtagaTCTACTGGTTCATTTTGTTCTGTAAAAACATGAAACATTAGCTTTGTTATATAACAGGTAAAGGGACCCTATCTCAGCATGGAACTTGCATTCTATGATGTGTCAGGTGGGTGACTAATACCTGTAACTACAGGAAGTAAACCAGGAGGAAACCTACTGCTATCACATTTACACTGTTTCATCAACAAATGGAGGAACAGCAGAATTATGAAAGAAATGGGgatattttataagaaatattTTCCATAGCATGAACGTTTCTCCAACATTTGGCTGTACAATGCATGTTTCAATGCATGTACACTGATCATGTGCTACCACCTAAACAGAGCATGGTCTGACTATGTACAAGTAAATGACCCTTTCACAGAAATCAGCTCCTTGTTATTAACCCTAATGCTGAGCATTTTCACTGCAATTTCCCAGATTGCTATTTGTTACATGTTAAGTGTTTTTtctgttgttccttttgtttgtaattgaTATTATTAGATTTATGGAGAGTCATTCAACGGTTAACATGTGCTTTGCGCATTCTAAAGATGACTTGGCATTTGGTTTATATTATCCCCAGGCTGTTTGTTCCATTAGAAGGTGTATATTTTCATTATTCACTTATCGTGACACATGGTCAAGCACAGAAAATCTCAGTAAATGAAAGTCAAGCAGaaaaatgtttcagctaatgaCTTTATCCATGTTAGTTGGTTGTTGTCAACTTTGCCCCTTAATGCAATCACTTGGGATATGGAATACCTATTTGTTACTCTCACAGAAGTTGTAGGAAACAGTAAACACATTTGGCCAGTGTGAAATATGGTCGCATTTATGTTTCTCGTTTCCAATATtatactgatgaaggcactagctgaaacgttcATCAACTCCACTTAGTTTGACTTGGTTTCTTTATAAgttttgttacagactttttTATAATTACTTTTGGAAACTCTGTAGTTCCGATACTGCTGTTTAAGTAGCATGACGCCCAAACTCCAACTAAAGACAcatcttgtttttctttcacattCTTTTCAGCAAGCAATTTAACCTAGGTGAAATATCCCAGGAAATCTAAGAATAACCGACTTGCTGAAAGCAAGTCAAGCAATCTGAAAGTGCTCAGTATGATACCAGATACTATTTTTCAGATGCTCCATTAAACCCTTTAAGAAATTGAATCCATGGTTGACTAAGCTTACTTATTAAAAACTTTCCTCAGTTCAGCCCAACCAAGTCAAATCATTTAAGCGTTGTTTCAATTATGTTCACTTATTCCACGGTTTAAGCATTTTCTCCTACAGGGGTTTTCCTCGTAAATAGTACatatattctgtttgtttttgtgactgTAGAAGCAGGTGTTACCAATAACTTTAAACAATGAGACAATGGTTGTTCTCTTCTGGTGTAAATGTTAGGTAAGCAGTCCATTCCTTATTGACACTGTCAAAATACTAATCACTTACAACATAATGAACATTCAAGATTCTTTATAGCATACTTCATTCAGAGTCTTCTACCTGTCCCACAGATCCAAGTTAATAAAACATGGGATTGTTTAGGCTTTTTTTATAGAAATACTGGATAATCAGTGCAACCTTTGCAATATTCTTTTAAGAATTTGTCTTATTGTAGGTTTGTTTGATACATTCTGAAACTCTTGTTTAACTTAATTTGCACAATGAAAATGATTCTAGTCAgttttacaaagaaaatgcaacaaaactgTAAGAAATTGGATCAAAGGATACTTGTACCTATTCTAGAGCATTGGGATGCAGTGTACAgccctttaaaacaaaactgaactcaATTAAAACAAGACCTCAGTATCACTGATATCCATTATTATTAGACCACAGGCCCTGTgattctcattttattttattttgcacataTTTAAACAGGTTTTTTGCCACTGCTGGTAGTTAAATGATATGACCTGTAGTAGGCATTGCCCTTTACGGCCCCGCAGTCCTGGAGAACCTGTGTGAATACAGAtctataaacaaaaaagacaagagCCAGCAACACGGCACCGAACAGAATGAAAGGATAAGTTAGGGATTTATACTGTCCTTGCTGTGCTCCTCCTGCATCTGACGAGGGCTTTGTCTGCTGAATGGGTTGTCTTTTGAAACCTAAATCAACCATTTGAGTTATTTTATGAGCCATCTTCTCCTCCGTATTATTTACAACTGCTACTGGTC
Coding sequences within it:
- the si:dkey-12e7.4 gene encoding C-factor, which translates into the protein MSSGFQKCHTLMITGANRGLGLQMVETLVNSSHCPRKVIATTRDKSRAMALLDLAKKHPSIHVVTLDAINQDSIEQASKEVESLLGDEGLNCLINNAGINISGTLETVEAEQMMKNYETNAVSPLMITKAFLPLLKKAAKQGTGMGIHRAAVINVSSLLGSIELNWGPGGEFKTYPYRTSKAALNMLTRCLAVDLTPEGILVMAVHPGWVQTDMGGPDALLSKEESINGVLSVIGSLSEKNNGGFLDYTGKTLPW
- the LOC121330361 gene encoding galanin peptides-like isoform X1, with the protein product MLQKCVGFLCISLVLCSTLSETFGRVLSAKEKRGWTLNSAGYLLGPRRIDQLLLIKDMPSARGKEEPQGSYAVDNHRSLSDKHGLPGKREQQIDDDIKSGALRIADENVIRTVMDFLSYLRLKEIGALDDLPTSEEGTQP
- the LOC121330361 gene encoding galanin peptides-like isoform X2, encoding MLQKCVGFLCISLVLCSTLSETFGRVLSAKEKRGWTLNSAGYLLGPHAVDNHRSLSDKHGLPGKREQQIDDDIKSGALRIADENVIRTVMDFLSYLRLKEIGALDDLPTSEEGTQP